One segment of Methanolinea sp. DNA contains the following:
- a CDS encoding 30S ribosomal protein S3ae, translated as MVKKKQSGRRVEGWKAKSWYKVFAPEVLGKTYIGDTIANDPQNVVGRVMQTTLGEIINDYAKQNVKMRFKIAQVAGDSAYTEFVGHEVTRDYLRSMIKRRTSRIDCHIPIVTKDGKNIALTVTCFTLTRANLSQVHEIRSTITQLVRKMASEADMNGIVSMIVNGDFSREAFKAVKPIFPVRRVEVIKSKLVAAKVT; from the coding sequence ATGGTGAAGAAGAAACAATCAGGAAGGAGAGTCGAAGGCTGGAAAGCCAAGAGCTGGTACAAGGTGTTCGCACCGGAAGTCCTCGGGAAGACCTACATCGGGGACACGATCGCAAACGACCCGCAGAACGTGGTCGGGCGCGTGATGCAGACGACGCTCGGGGAGATCATCAACGACTACGCGAAGCAGAACGTGAAGATGCGGTTCAAGATCGCGCAGGTGGCGGGCGACTCGGCCTACACCGAGTTCGTGGGGCACGAGGTGACCCGGGACTACCTCCGGTCGATGATCAAGAGGCGTACGTCGCGCATCGACTGCCACATCCCCATCGTCACGAAGGACGGGAAGAACATCGCCCTCACCGTCACGTGCTTCACGCTCACGCGCGCAAACCTCTCCCAGGTCCACGAGATAAGGAGCACCATCACCCAGCTCGTGCGAAAGATGGCCTCGGAGGCCGACATGAACGGGATCGTGAGCATGATCGTGAACGGCGACTTCTCCCGCGAGGCATTCAAGGCGGTAAAGCCGATCTTCCCGGTCCGGCGGGTCGAGGTGATAAAGTCCAAGCTCGTGGCCGCGAAGGTCACGTGA
- a CDS encoding 30S ribosomal protein S15 produces the protein MARIHARRKGHSGSVRPFRKEPPSWANRDVAAIEKLIVDMRREGLSASQIGMILRDRHGVPDVKLVTGKRIGQILRENGLESEIPEDLRNLIAKALGLRKHVAANKNDLHNKRQLQLTESKVRRLVKYYTRTGRLPKDWSYKPESAEILLSR, from the coding sequence ATGGCAAGGATACACGCGCGGCGGAAGGGACACTCGGGGTCGGTCCGGCCGTTCAGGAAGGAGCCCCCGTCGTGGGCGAACCGCGATGTCGCGGCCATCGAGAAGCTCATCGTCGACATGCGCAGGGAAGGCCTCTCCGCGAGCCAGATCGGGATGATCCTTCGCGACCGCCACGGGGTCCCCGACGTGAAACTCGTCACGGGGAAGCGGATCGGGCAGATCCTCAGGGAGAACGGACTGGAGTCCGAGATCCCCGAGGACCTCCGCAACCTCATCGCGAAGGCACTCGGGCTGCGCAAGCACGTGGCCGCGAACAAGAACGACCTGCACAATAAGAGGCAGCTCCAGCTCACGGAGTCGAAGGTCCGGCGCCTCGTCAAGTACTACACGCGCACGGGCCGCCTGCCGAAGGACTGGAGCTACAAGCCGGAGAGCGCCGAGATCCTGCTGTCGCGGTAA
- a CDS encoding DUF504 domain-containing protein: protein MEKGGGRAGPSPRGGQALMRSREILHRLLHDPRYSLADAEVWYVDRGAPGDVSRAAGSEIVSVGPFAFRVATVTGTKDIPHHRIVRILHRGEVLWERGARREGP, encoded by the coding sequence GTGGAAAAGGGAGGTGGCCGGGCAGGGCCGTCCCCGCGGGGAGGACAGGCACTGATGCGGAGCCGGGAGATCCTCCACAGGCTCCTCCACGATCCACGGTATTCCCTCGCCGACGCCGAGGTGTGGTACGTCGACCGCGGTGCCCCGGGGGACGTGAGCCGGGCGGCGGGGAGCGAGATCGTCTCGGTCGGGCCCTTCGCGTTCCGGGTGGCGACGGTGACCGGGACGAAGGACATCCCCCACCACAGGATCGTCCGTATCCTCCACCGGGGCGAGGTCCTCTGGGAGCGGGGGGCGAGGCGGGAGGGGCCGTGA
- a CDS encoding metalloregulator ArsR/SmtB family transcription factor codes for MTGKRGQHRVFPLSRYTTILRALSDETRLGIYLLLGNGELCVCHIQAALGTTQTKVSRHLGILRNAGLVTARREGLWVYYRRADPAPASVRAFVRELARLLDRDPVISVPAENEGQCGCREGEQDHGKEARH; via the coding sequence ATGACTGGGAAGAGAGGCCAGCACCGCGTATTCCCCCTGTCCCGGTATACCACCATCCTCAGGGCGCTATCCGATGAGACGAGGCTTGGGATATACCTCCTCCTCGGCAACGGGGAGCTCTGCGTCTGCCACATCCAGGCCGCCCTCGGGACGACGCAGACGAAGGTCTCCCGCCACCTCGGGATTCTCCGGAACGCCGGCCTCGTCACGGCCCGGAGGGAGGGTCTCTGGGTGTATTACAGGAGGGCCGATCCGGCACCCGCATCGGTCCGAGCGTTTGTCAGGGAGCTTGCGCGGCTCCTTGACAGGGACCCGGTCATCTCCGTCCCGGCGGAGAATGAGGGGCAGTGTGGATGCAGAGAGGGTGAGCAAGACCATGGGAAAGAGGCTCGTCATTGA
- a CDS encoding 2,3-bisphosphoglycerate-independent phosphoglycerate mutase — protein sequence MWGGVLHSLQMTARKILFLVLDGLSDRPCPELGNRTPLQAALTPVLDGIAREGICGIMDTIAPGIRPGSDTAHLSLLGYDPRRYYTGRGPLEAEGCGIRMEPGMIGFRCNYATLDAEGRVVDRRAGRIHGTEPLSRAVEEGVDLSGLGIQFSFRSGAGHRAALAFRGEGLGVSVTSNDPKKEGVAPLPFGAKTGDDADRRTAAALAEFVRQAEGILRDHPINRERAARGLPPANTILVRGAGRMGHFEPFREKYGLSGSVISAAALIAGIGTAVGLTRIDVPGATGSVDTDIHAKVRAAKDALASVDFVLLNVKGADEAGHDGDSRAKMAFIERVDSALAPIARLPGTLLVVCADHSTPCAVRDHSADPVPVAIAGEGVRTDRVTAFDEISCAEGALHRIRGLDLLPILLDLLDRAPKYGA from the coding sequence ATGTGGGGCGGGGTACTACATTCCCTCCAGATGACGGCGCGCAAGATCCTCTTCCTCGTCCTCGACGGCCTCTCCGACCGCCCCTGCCCGGAGCTCGGGAACAGGACTCCCCTCCAGGCGGCCCTCACCCCGGTCCTCGACGGGATCGCGCGCGAGGGCATCTGCGGCATCATGGACACGATCGCCCCCGGGATCAGGCCGGGGTCGGACACGGCGCACCTGAGCCTCCTCGGCTACGACCCGCGGAGATACTACACGGGGAGGGGGCCGCTCGAGGCGGAGGGCTGCGGGATCCGGATGGAACCGGGGATGATCGGTTTCCGGTGCAACTACGCGACCCTCGACGCGGAGGGCCGCGTCGTCGACCGTCGGGCGGGCAGGATACACGGGACGGAGCCGCTCTCCCGGGCGGTGGAGGAGGGGGTCGACCTCTCCGGACTCGGCATCCAGTTCTCCTTCCGCTCCGGCGCGGGGCACAGGGCTGCCCTCGCGTTCCGCGGCGAGGGGCTCGGGGTCTCCGTCACCTCGAACGACCCCAAGAAGGAGGGCGTCGCCCCCCTCCCCTTCGGGGCGAAGACAGGGGACGACGCGGACCGGAGGACGGCCGCCGCCCTCGCGGAGTTCGTCCGGCAGGCGGAGGGGATCCTCCGCGACCACCCGATCAACAGGGAGCGGGCGGCGCGGGGACTGCCGCCCGCAAACACCATCCTCGTGCGGGGCGCGGGGAGGATGGGGCACTTCGAGCCGTTCCGCGAGAAGTACGGGCTCTCGGGGAGCGTGATTTCCGCGGCCGCGCTGATCGCGGGGATAGGGACGGCCGTAGGGCTCACGCGCATCGACGTCCCGGGAGCGACGGGCTCGGTCGACACCGACATCCACGCGAAGGTCAGGGCCGCAAAGGATGCCCTCGCGTCGGTGGACTTCGTCCTCCTCAACGTCAAGGGCGCGGACGAGGCCGGGCACGACGGCGACTCGCGGGCCAAGATGGCATTCATCGAGAGGGTAGACAGCGCGCTCGCGCCCATCGCGCGGCTGCCCGGCACCCTCCTCGTCGTCTGCGCCGACCATTCCACGCCGTGCGCCGTCCGGGACCACAGCGCCGACCCCGTCCCGGTCGCCATCGCGGGGGAGGGCGTGAGGACAGACAGGGTGACGGCGTTCGACGAGATATCGTGCGCGGAGGGGGCCCTCCACAGGATACGCGGCCTTGACCTCTTGCCCATCCTCCTCGACCTCCTCGACCGCGCACCGAAGTACGGGGCCTGA
- a CDS encoding KEOPS complex subunit Pcc1, whose protein sequence is MEIEGEIRTRHERAACVAAALSPDNLLSMRTHCRDGFVVTEIRGTSLRSVIASVDDYLMNLAIAEEICRLVPGCERKSGDPPGGAELPKTCTGKLVREW, encoded by the coding sequence ATGGAGATCGAGGGGGAGATAAGGACCCGGCACGAACGGGCCGCCTGCGTCGCCGCGGCCCTCTCGCCGGACAACCTCCTGTCGATGCGGACGCACTGCCGCGACGGGTTCGTGGTGACGGAGATTCGGGGAACGTCGCTCCGGTCCGTGATCGCGTCGGTGGACGACTACCTGATGAACCTCGCGATCGCGGAGGAGATCTGCAGGCTCGTCCCGGGATGCGAGAGGAAAAGCGGCGATCCACCCGGGGGAGCGGAGTTGCCGAAAACCTGCACAGGGAAACTGGTGAGAGAATGGTGA
- a CDS encoding permease: protein MVAGAINDFSAAGQFFLVITLELVLLFVGVSFLVGLIREYLPEERIRRALSSRHRVTGTAIGAFFGALTPFCSCSTIPVLAGLLNSRVPFGACMAFLLASPLLNPVIVFMVLAFFGPIPTLLYGTVTFGIAVASGIILEDRNFIRFVKPLGLGKTLLPQGTGSGCCADNSVLPESGHAGCCPGAAGTATQAAGCGCSCSAAGTPADTWAGATHARRMRSALGFSLRIFRQVLPYLILGAAAGAFIYGFVPEDLIVSLAGPENPLAIPAAAVIGIPMYIRAETIIPVSAVLLAKGMGLGAVMALIIGGAGASIPEVTLLASIFERRLVATFVAVVLGVAISTGVVLQLMQTAGVLG from the coding sequence ATGGTTGCGGGAGCGATCAACGATTTCTCTGCTGCCGGACAGTTTTTCCTCGTCATCACACTGGAGCTTGTCCTCCTCTTCGTGGGAGTGAGCTTCCTCGTGGGGCTCATCAGGGAATACCTCCCCGAGGAGAGGATACGCCGGGCGCTCTCGTCCCGGCACAGGGTCACGGGGACGGCGATCGGTGCATTCTTCGGTGCCCTCACGCCCTTTTGCTCCTGCTCCACGATCCCCGTGCTCGCCGGTCTCCTCAACTCCCGCGTCCCGTTCGGTGCGTGCATGGCATTCCTCCTCGCATCCCCGCTCCTGAACCCGGTCATCGTTTTCATGGTGCTGGCATTCTTCGGGCCAATCCCCACGCTCCTCTACGGCACAGTCACGTTTGGCATCGCGGTCGCATCGGGCATTATCCTCGAGGACAGGAATTTCATCCGGTTCGTGAAGCCCCTCGGACTCGGAAAGACCCTGCTGCCACAGGGTACGGGATCGGGGTGTTGTGCCGACAACTCCGTTCTCCCGGAAAGTGGGCATGCGGGCTGCTGTCCGGGAGCTGCGGGCACGGCCACACAGGCAGCCGGGTGCGGGTGTTCGTGCAGTGCCGCAGGGACCCCCGCGGACACGTGGGCCGGCGCCACCCACGCGCGCAGGATGAGGTCCGCCCTCGGTTTCTCCCTCCGCATCTTCCGCCAGGTACTCCCGTACCTCATCCTCGGGGCAGCGGCCGGGGCATTCATCTATGGGTTCGTGCCCGAAGACCTGATTGTCTCCCTCGCGGGTCCGGAAAACCCCCTTGCCATTCCGGCCGCTGCAGTTATCGGAATTCCCATGTACATCCGGGCTGAGACAATCATTCCCGTCAGTGCGGTCCTCCTCGCGAAGGGAATGGGGCTTGGTGCCGTCATGGCACTCATCATCGGGGGGGCGGGGGCAAGCATTCCCGAGGTGACCCTTCTTGCATCCATCTTCGAGAGGAGGCTCGTCGCGACGTTCGTTGCAGTCGTCCTCGGTGTGGCCATCAGCACGGGGGTCGTCCTGCAGCTCATGCAGACGGCAGGTGTCCTTGGATGA
- a CDS encoding DHH family phosphoesterase: MTLAEAAARLAGHLARQEFVEVYAHHDADGIAAGAIVCTALYRRGIRFRLRAVPHVSPAALPQETPTLLCDLGSGMADLPEDVMVVDHHIPRFRGDLHVNPRLHGIDGERELSSAGTAFLVAQSLGENRDLSGLVMLGIIGDRQELSGQNLAIFNDAVALGLVSPGKGLLLSGRDDHERLYAALNPYLHEVSGNEEAVSDILEKAAADGEVSLARLLSLLVIRVAPYAPAETLESVYGDCYSLEREVIPDAHTLTAVVDACGKSGRGGLAASLCLRSAACLDEAFGCAVEHRLRVIGALAAALRGGDRGGLVEVDDPSLASDVADALARDVECRDPVVAVASRVDELAFVSVRAARGRDVELGEHVHSAAVQVGGFGGGHARRAGATVPAARLPQFVDALRRAVAA; the protein is encoded by the coding sequence ATGACCCTCGCGGAGGCTGCAGCACGCCTCGCCGGGCACCTCGCCCGGCAGGAGTTCGTGGAGGTGTACGCGCACCACGACGCCGACGGCATCGCCGCTGGCGCCATCGTCTGCACGGCGCTCTACAGGCGCGGGATACGGTTCAGGCTCCGCGCCGTCCCCCACGTGAGCCCCGCGGCACTCCCGCAGGAGACGCCGACGCTCCTCTGCGATCTCGGGTCCGGGATGGCCGACCTCCCGGAGGACGTCATGGTGGTCGACCACCACATCCCCCGGTTCCGCGGCGACCTCCACGTCAACCCCCGGCTCCACGGGATCGACGGGGAACGCGAGCTCTCCTCCGCGGGGACCGCGTTCCTCGTCGCGCAGTCCCTCGGGGAAAACCGCGACCTTTCGGGCCTCGTGATGCTCGGCATCATCGGCGACCGGCAGGAGCTTTCCGGGCAGAACCTCGCCATCTTCAACGATGCCGTGGCCCTCGGCCTCGTCTCGCCGGGAAAGGGGCTCCTCCTCTCGGGGAGGGATGATCACGAGCGGCTCTACGCGGCACTCAACCCCTACCTCCACGAGGTGAGCGGGAACGAGGAGGCGGTCTCCGACATCCTCGAGAAGGCTGCAGCCGACGGGGAAGTCTCGCTCGCGAGGCTCCTCTCGCTGCTCGTCATCAGGGTGGCGCCCTACGCGCCGGCCGAGACCCTCGAGTCCGTGTACGGGGACTGCTACAGCCTCGAGCGCGAGGTCATCCCGGACGCCCACACGCTCACCGCGGTGGTCGACGCCTGCGGGAAGTCCGGCCGGGGGGGTCTTGCCGCCTCTCTCTGCCTGCGGTCTGCCGCCTGCCTCGACGAGGCGTTCGGCTGCGCGGTGGAGCACAGGCTCAGGGTGATCGGCGCCCTCGCGGCAGCGCTCCGGGGCGGCGACAGGGGCGGCCTCGTGGAGGTGGACGACCCCTCGCTCGCGAGCGACGTCGCGGATGCACTCGCAAGGGACGTCGAGTGCAGGGACCCGGTCGTCGCCGTCGCATCGAGGGTGGACGAGCTCGCGTTCGTCTCGGTACGGGCGGCACGGGGCCGCGACGTCGAGCTCGGCGAGCACGTCCACAGCGCGGCGGTCCAGGTGGGAGGATTCGGGGGCGGCCACGCGCGGAGGGCGGGGGCGACGGTCCCCGCCGCGAGGCTCCCCCAGTTCGTGGACGCGCTGCGGAGGGCGGTGGCCGCGTGA
- a CDS encoding arsenate reductase ArsC, with amino-acid sequence MERKKDVLFVCTHNAARSQMAEGYLRARYGDRYNAYSAGTTASSVNPLAVEAMREIGIDITGQRSKTLAEFAGREMDIVVTVCDSARATCPFFPWARETVHVSIPDPAGGTIETFRKVRDEIVAWIDRYFGGEGPPGGREA; translated from the coding sequence GTGGAGAGGAAGAAGGACGTCCTCTTCGTCTGCACGCACAACGCTGCCCGGTCCCAGATGGCCGAGGGGTATCTGCGGGCGCGCTACGGCGACCGGTACAACGCCTACTCGGCGGGGACGACGGCATCGTCGGTCAATCCCCTCGCGGTCGAGGCGATGAGGGAGATCGGCATCGACATCACGGGCCAGCGTTCCAAGACCCTCGCGGAATTCGCCGGGAGGGAGATGGACATCGTGGTGACCGTGTGCGACTCCGCGCGTGCGACCTGCCCCTTCTTCCCGTGGGCACGCGAGACGGTCCACGTCTCGATCCCCGACCCCGCGGGGGGCACGATAGAGACGTTCCGGAAGGTCCGGGACGAGATCGTGGCGTGGATCGACCGGTACTTTGGGGGAGAGGGACCTCCGGGAGGGCGCGAGGCCTAG
- a CDS encoding DUF2703 domain-containing protein gives MGKRLVIEWKHIGDDVRGTCERCSETGDAIREVLRDLGPYFTEKNVSPEFRETVLPGEEIAFSNTVTINGRPIEEYLGGSEVIHTPCQSCACLTGEDEAYCRAIVHGGNRYEAIPPDLIRRAFVAAVERDGPTCGCDCGCGEGGECP, from the coding sequence ATGGGAAAGAGGCTCGTCATTGAGTGGAAGCACATCGGAGACGATGTGAGGGGCACGTGCGAGCGGTGCAGCGAAACGGGCGACGCGATCCGCGAGGTCCTCCGGGACCTCGGTCCGTACTTCACGGAGAAGAACGTGTCGCCGGAGTTCCGCGAGACAGTCCTCCCCGGGGAGGAGATCGCATTCTCGAACACGGTTACCATCAACGGGAGGCCGATCGAGGAGTACCTGGGGGGATCGGAGGTGATTCACACCCCGTGTCAATCCTGCGCGTGTCTCACGGGAGAGGACGAGGCATACTGTCGTGCAATCGTGCATGGCGGGAACCGCTACGAGGCTATCCCGCCCGACCTGATCAGGCGTGCGTTCGTCGCCGCCGTGGAGAGAGACGGCCCGACGTGCGGGTGCGACTGCGGGTGCGGGGAAGGGGGCGAGTGCCCGTGA
- a CDS encoding YeeE/YedE thiosulfate transporter family protein, protein MGICSLRDAVCRHASPLARHPAFLGAVIGILAALMQSLLITAGGPEAYGFCVACHTRDLVNGMTNILAGTALALAPISKNAVLPVMSVAGVLIGAHVSARVNREHVVRRGNAREYLVSFAGGFSVFVLAMLFGGCPYRAALRAGYGDFIALIFIGAMALGVIAGTVLLLKKAEREAS, encoded by the coding sequence ATGGGAATATGCAGCCTGCGTGACGCCGTGTGCCGCCACGCATCCCCCCTCGCCCGGCATCCCGCGTTTCTCGGTGCTGTGATTGGAATTCTTGCTGCACTCATGCAATCGCTCCTCATAACCGCAGGGGGTCCGGAGGCCTACGGGTTCTGCGTCGCGTGCCACACGCGTGACCTCGTGAACGGCATGACCAATATTCTCGCCGGGACTGCCCTCGCACTCGCACCAATCTCGAAGAATGCCGTCCTCCCCGTGATGAGCGTCGCCGGTGTCCTGATCGGTGCACACGTCTCCGCACGCGTCAACCGGGAGCACGTTGTGCGGAGAGGGAATGCGAGAGAGTACCTCGTCTCCTTCGCGGGGGGATTTTCCGTCTTCGTCCTCGCGATGCTCTTCGGGGGGTGTCCTTACCGGGCAGCGCTCCGGGCGGGCTACGGAGACTTCATCGCCCTGATCTTCATCGGGGCAATGGCCCTCGGTGTCATCGCGGGCACGGTCCTGCTGCTCAAGAAGGCCGAACGGGAGGCGTCCTGA
- a CDS encoding S-layer protein has product MGSHEGRILWRRGILYSLLICLSFAVLSAAAANVPTVIVADYRVTPPVLVPGEEGIVTVVVRNTADQATLTSSYRSDTTATTTSLSINAPIESITLVGRGIEVLSSGYSRIGEIGPGQSMPFSFLVRAPREPGVYFPEVWIRVAEGKSLKYPVPVNVNSDVFVPERVRITVEKQLPWSVAPGEDFSASVVLANTGRVPASNVRVTVETQEARIVPRTPGTIHIARLGAGEQRAIAMEFSTDKKISPGLRPVTLTIEYTEPDGSTHVQREVLGVYVRGRARLDVSQVTTEPVRIREGDLFALVIRIENTGTGDAKSVDARIEVPLSGTKEAFVGKIEPGNDAPAPFVLQADRAGDIPCRLTINYEDDYGKGQVEQEIRLYVIGSGGIPAAAMVLIVLFAAGAGALWYHAKMRKGRENA; this is encoded by the coding sequence ATGGGATCCCATGAAGGGCGCATCCTTTGGCGGAGAGGGATCCTCTATTCCCTCCTCATCTGTCTCTCGTTTGCTGTTCTTTCCGCAGCCGCCGCGAACGTTCCCACCGTGATCGTCGCGGACTACAGGGTCACGCCCCCGGTCCTCGTCCCGGGCGAGGAGGGGATCGTGACCGTTGTCGTGAGGAACACGGCGGACCAGGCGACCCTCACGAGCTCGTACCGGTCGGACACGACCGCGACGACCACGAGCCTTTCCATCAACGCCCCTATCGAGAGCATAACGCTAGTGGGGAGGGGGATCGAGGTATTGAGCAGCGGGTATTCGAGGATCGGGGAGATCGGGCCGGGGCAGTCGATGCCGTTCTCGTTCCTCGTGCGGGCACCGCGGGAGCCCGGGGTCTACTTCCCCGAGGTCTGGATCCGCGTCGCCGAGGGAAAGAGCCTCAAGTACCCGGTGCCGGTGAACGTGAACAGCGACGTCTTCGTCCCCGAGAGGGTGCGGATCACCGTCGAGAAACAGCTGCCGTGGAGCGTTGCCCCGGGCGAGGACTTCTCGGCATCGGTCGTGCTCGCGAACACGGGCAGGGTCCCGGCGAGCAACGTCCGCGTCACGGTCGAGACGCAGGAGGCGAGGATCGTGCCGAGGACCCCCGGGACGATCCACATCGCGCGGCTCGGGGCCGGGGAGCAGAGGGCGATCGCGATGGAGTTCTCGACCGACAAGAAAATATCCCCGGGCCTGCGCCCCGTCACCCTCACCATCGAGTACACGGAACCGGACGGCTCGACCCATGTCCAGCGTGAAGTCCTCGGGGTCTACGTGAGGGGGAGGGCGCGGCTCGACGTCTCGCAGGTGACCACGGAGCCGGTCAGGATCAGGGAGGGCGACCTCTTCGCGCTCGTCATCCGGATCGAGAATACCGGCACGGGCGACGCGAAGTCCGTGGACGCGAGGATCGAGGTCCCGCTCAGCGGGACGAAGGAGGCGTTCGTTGGGAAGATCGAGCCCGGGAACGACGCGCCCGCCCCATTCGTCCTCCAGGCAGACCGCGCGGGGGATATCCCCTGCAGGTTGACCATCAACTACGAGGACGACTACGGGAAGGGCCAGGTGGAGCAGGAGATCCGGCTCTACGTCATCGGCTCGGGGGGAATCCCCGCCGCCGCTATGGTCCTCATCGTTCTTTTCGCGGCGGGAGCGGGGGCCCTCTGGTACCACGCGAAGATGCGAAAGGGACGGGAGAATGCTTGA
- the mmp10 gene encoding methyl coenzyme M reductase-arginine methyltransferase Mmp10 (Mmp10 (methanogenesis marker protein 10) is a cobalamin-requiring radical SAM methyltransferase that creates the methylarginine modification to methyl coenzyme M reductase.), with amino-acid sequence MAHLTVDIGGRPGVDCRGFCEYCYFRHVKETAPLGCRYCPPYRKGCDYCSRSVREYYRGFRDLRDIADDVLVRLQSIPDEVSRVTVSGGGDPSCYPRFRDLFELLSSMEAPLHIGYTSGKGFDDPGIADFLVDAGLAEISFTVFSVRPELRKRYMHDPTPGASLAVLERLCEKIDVYAACVVLPGVNDGPVLEETCGWLEERGAKGLILMRFANRADQGLILGNAPIIPGHPVQEVGEFRDMVTALSRRCRMKVSGTPLWDPAIGSPFALASEPELVAKLPRLTGRASIVTGRIAAPFIRSILSQCGDGARVVPVEKDIACLITVDDLRSLDPSALEPLVVIPGRAFVHDREAEAVLSRDGVKRTVVRGPETLTADGETSMGMERNEVLSLEIEAFSALIRLVNRYGQSPPSPRYH; translated from the coding sequence ATGGCCCATCTCACCGTCGACATCGGGGGACGCCCCGGTGTCGACTGCCGGGGGTTCTGCGAGTACTGCTACTTCAGGCACGTGAAGGAAACAGCCCCTTTGGGCTGCCGCTACTGTCCCCCCTACCGGAAAGGCTGCGACTACTGCAGCAGGAGCGTCCGCGAGTACTACAGGGGTTTTAGGGATCTCCGCGATATCGCCGACGACGTCCTCGTCCGGCTCCAGTCGATCCCGGACGAGGTGAGCCGCGTCACCGTGAGCGGCGGCGGGGACCCTAGCTGCTACCCCCGCTTCCGCGACCTCTTCGAACTCCTCTCGAGCATGGAGGCACCACTCCACATCGGGTACACGAGTGGCAAGGGCTTCGACGACCCCGGGATCGCGGACTTCCTCGTCGACGCGGGCCTCGCCGAGATCTCCTTCACGGTCTTCTCCGTCCGGCCGGAGCTGCGGAAGCGGTACATGCACGACCCGACACCGGGAGCATCCCTCGCCGTCCTCGAGAGGCTGTGCGAAAAGATCGACGTGTACGCTGCCTGCGTCGTTCTCCCGGGCGTCAACGACGGCCCCGTCCTCGAGGAGACGTGCGGGTGGCTCGAGGAGAGGGGTGCAAAGGGCCTCATCCTGATGCGGTTTGCGAACAGGGCGGACCAGGGGCTCATCCTCGGCAACGCGCCGATCATCCCCGGCCACCCCGTGCAGGAGGTCGGGGAGTTCCGCGACATGGTGACAGCCCTCTCGCGGAGGTGCAGGATGAAGGTGAGCGGGACGCCCCTCTGGGACCCCGCGATCGGCTCGCCGTTCGCCCTCGCATCCGAGCCGGAGCTCGTCGCGAAGCTCCCGCGCCTCACCGGGCGAGCGAGCATCGTCACGGGCAGGATTGCCGCCCCGTTCATCCGCTCCATCCTCTCGCAGTGCGGGGACGGGGCGCGGGTCGTCCCCGTCGAGAAGGACATCGCGTGCCTCATCACGGTCGATGACCTCCGGTCCCTCGACCCATCCGCGCTCGAACCCCTCGTCGTGATACCGGGCAGGGCGTTCGTCCACGACAGGGAGGCAGAAGCCGTCCTCTCGCGGGACGGGGTGAAAAGGACCGTCGTGAGGGGTCCCGAGACCCTCACCGCGGACGGCGAGACGAGCATGGGCATGGAGCGGAACGAGGTCCTCTCCCTCGAGATCGAGGCTTTCTCCGCGCTGATCCGGCTCGTCAACCGGTACGGGCAATCGCCCCCAAGTCCGCGATACCATTAA
- a CDS encoding YeeE/YedE thiosulfate transporter family protein, with protein MAAGLFPREIAVYAVPALTLLLGILAGYLAQRSGFCSIGGFRDFFLFRHTRILSGYVALIIFSFLGSLAFWILTPAAMEHFPWALTSGFLVPVPGAPAGLGPAASLFLAVLSGFLVGFICVLLGGCPLRQAVMASEGNYKAGFFLLGMCVASPLFAAFISGWVVSLAKSLGLGA; from the coding sequence ATGGCGGCCGGTCTCTTCCCGAGGGAGATCGCGGTCTACGCGGTGCCCGCGCTGACCCTCCTCCTCGGTATCCTCGCCGGGTACCTCGCCCAGCGCTCCGGTTTCTGCTCCATAGGGGGGTTCAGGGACTTCTTCCTCTTCCGCCACACGCGGATACTCTCGGGGTACGTCGCCCTGATCATCTTCTCGTTCCTCGGCTCCCTCGCCTTCTGGATCCTCACCCCCGCGGCAATGGAGCACTTCCCCTGGGCACTCACGAGCGGGTTCCTCGTCCCCGTGCCGGGAGCCCCCGCGGGGCTCGGCCCCGCAGCATCCCTCTTCCTGGCCGTGCTCTCCGGCTTCCTCGTCGGGTTTATCTGCGTCCTCCTCGGCGGGTGCCCCCTCCGTCAGGCCGTGATGGCGTCCGAGGGGAATTACAAGGCGGGGTTCTTCCTCCTCGGGATGTGTGTCGCGTCCCCTCTCTTCGCCGCCTTCATCTCGGGGTGGGTCGTCTCCCTCGCAAAAAGCCTTGGTCTGGGGGCATGA